Proteins co-encoded in one Gouania willdenowi chromosome 1, fGouWil2.1, whole genome shotgun sequence genomic window:
- the cep20 gene encoding centrosomal protein 20 gives MATMTELKCAVRDTLESRGVLAQLKARIRAEVFSALNEQREPRPPLSHENLLINELIREYLEFNQYRNTASVLTAESGQPEVPLSRHFLSEELKVAEDANSKSVPLLYGLVSHFVHSADDGKVFLRGVATGPDP, from the exons ATGGCGACCATGACTGAGCTCAAATGTG ctGTGAGGGACACCCTGGAGTCCCGTGGTGTTCTGGCTCAGCTAAAGGCTCGTATCAGGGCCGAGGTGTTCAGTGCTCTGAACGAGCAGCGAGAACCACGACCACCGCTTTCCCACGAAAACCTGCTGATCAACGAACTGATCCGAGAATATCTGGAGTTCAACCAGTACCGGAACACAGCGTCAGTGCTGACAGCAG AGTCGGGACAACCTGAGGTTCCTCTGAGTCGACACTTCCTGTCAGAGGAGCTGAAAGTAGCCGAGGATGCAAATTCAAAGTCTGT ACCTCTTCTCTACGGCTTGGTTTCTCATTTCGTGCATAGCGCTGATGATGGAAAGGTTTTTCTGAGAGGTGTCGCTACAGGACCTGATCCCTAA